The window CCAGCCGCGCCCCGGTCCGGGTGGCCCGCTCGTGGTGGCGGACGTACATCAGGTCCACGAACTCCGGCTCACCGGTGATGTCGAGGTAGTCCGTCCCGGCCTCGGCGCAGGCGGCCACCACCGGCTCCCCGTGCTGCACGTACGGGCCGACGGTGCTGACCAACGTACGGGTGCTCGCGGCGAGCCGGTGCAGCGATCCGGGGTCGGCGGCGTCGGCCGGGAGCAGGGGCAGGTCACGCCAGGCCGGGTCGATCGCGGCGAGGGCGTCGCGCACCTCGGCCAGCCGCCGCGGGTTGCGCCCGGCCAACGCCCAGCGGAGCGTGTGCGGGGCGTGGCGGGCCAGGTACCGGGCGGTGAGGCCACCGGTGAACCCGGTCGCGCCGAACAGGACGATGTCGTACGGACGGGGCGTGGACACCCGAGCAGTGTCGCACCGGACACCGGGGGTCATCGCCGCCGTCCGGGCGGACCGTCGCGGGGCAGTGGGTGAACCGGTCTCCTCCGTCAGGGGTGAACTCCGGCGGGCCGGGTATCCGGGTCGCGCCCCGGGCGGAAGTCCGGGTCCAGGCTGTGCACGAACCAATGGATGTTGTCGTGTCCGCGGGGGTGGAACAGGATGCCCGAGGACCGGATCGGAGCCGGCGCCGCCGCGCCGCGCGGTCGTACCGGTGTGCTGGGGGAGGACAGGGTGGCCGTGGCGCCGCTGCTCGCCTCCAAGCTGGCGGTCGCGTCGCTGCCCGGCGCGGTGGTCGCCCGCCCCCGGCTGTTCGCGCTGCTGGAGGCCGGTGCCGCCGGCCCGGTCACGCTGGTGTCGGCCCCGGCCGGCTGGGGCAAGACCACCCTGCTCGGCTCCTGGTACCGGGCCCCGGACAACAACGGACACCGGGCCTGGCTCTCCCTCGAACCGGGCGACGGGGGAAGCCGGCTCTGGTCGTACCTGCGGGCCGCCGTCCGTGCCACCGACGACCCGCAGGGCGGTTCGCCGGCACCGGCCGTCGAGGGGGCGGACGAGCCGGTGGACCGGGACTTCCTCGACCACCTCGCCGCCGAGCTGAGCCGCCGGCCGGAGCCGGTCACGCTGGTCCTCGACGACTTCCACCGGATCGACGACCCGGACGTGGCCGACGGGCTCGAATTCCTGCTCCGGCACACCGGGGACCGGCTCCGGCTGGTCATCGGTGGGCGTACCGACCCGGCACTGGCGCTGCACCGGTGGCGGCTCAGCGGTGAGCTGACCGAGATCCGCGCGGCCGACCTGGCGTTCACCGCCGCGGAGGCCGCCGAACTGCTGACCGCGCACGGCATCAGCGTCCCCGCCGACCAGACCGAGGAGCTACGCGTACGGACGGAAGGCTGGCCGGCCGGTCTCCGGTTCGCCGCACTCGCCCTGCCAGGCCACCCCGACCCGGCCCGGTTCGTCGACGCCTTCGGGGGCGACGACTCCGCCGTGGCCGACTACCTGTCGGTGGAGGTGCTGGCCGGGCTGACCGACGAGGCGCGGGACGTGCTGCGCCGCGGGGCGGTCGCCGACCGGGTCACCGGTGACCTGGTCAACGCCCTGACCGGGCGGACCGACGGGGAACGGGTCCTGGCCGAGCTGGAACGGGACACCGGATTCGTGGTCGGCCTGGGCACCCGCCCGCCCGCCTACCGCTACCACCGGATGCTCGCCGAACTACTCCGGGCGCAGCAGCGGCTGCGTCCCGCCGACGAACTGCTCGACCTGCACCGACGGGCGGCCGGCTGGGCTGTGTCCCGGGAGTTGCCGGCCGAGGCACTCCGGCACGCCCTCGCCGCAGGGGAGTGGACCCGGGCCACCGGCGTACTCGCCGAGCACTGGCCCGAGCTGGTTCCGTACGCCCCGGCGCGGCCGGGCCCGCCGGCACCGAACCCACCGGCGCCCGAGGCGGTACGCGCCGAACCGGAACTCGCCCTGGCGTACGCCGTCGACGCGTTGGACCGGGGCAACCGGGCGGCGGCGAGCGGGTACCTGCGGCTGGCCGAGCGGCAGGGGTCCCAGCTCGACGGGGGTCGCCGGGACCGGTTCACGCTGATCGCCGCCGCGCTGCGGCTGGCCGGGGCGCAACTCGGCGGGGAGGTTCCGGAGGTGCTCGCCGCCGCCGCCCGGTTACGCGCACTGGCGTCCCCGCCCGGTGCGGGTGCCGGTCGCCCGCCGGTGGACCTGCGGGCGCGGGCGATCGCCCGTACCGCCGCCGGTGCGGTCCAACTCGCCACCGGGGACCTGGTCGCCGCCGAGACCGAGCTGAGCGGGGCACTGGCCGACGCGCACCGGGCCGGACTCGCCCGTACCGAACTCGCCTGCACCAGCCGGCTGGCCCTGGTCCGGGCGGTACGCGGACGGCTCGCCGCCGCCGAACGGGACGCCCGCCTGGTGGTCGGCGGCGCATTCGACGGTGACGTGCCGACCGACCACGGGCACGCCTACCTCGCCCTCGCCCTGATCGCCCTGCACCGGGACCACGCGGGCGACGCCGAGGCGAACCTGACCCTCGCCGGTAACCGGATCGAGCAGGGTCGTGAACCCGCCGTCGCCGCCGTCGCCGCCTGGATCCGGGCCCAACTCGGCCGGGACCGGGGCGACCTGACCGGCGCGTACCAGCTCCTGCTCGCCGGCCGGGCCCGGCTCGGTGAGCAGCACCGGGCCGAGCGGTTGTCGGACTGGCTGCTCGCGGGCGAGGCCGACCTGTGCACCGCGCACGGCGACCTGGGCCGCAGCCGGGAACTCCTGCTCGCCCCGCTGGACGAGGCCACCGGGCCGGCGGAGGCGCTCGCCGTCGCGCTGTCCCGGGCGTACCTGCACGCGGGGGACCTGGGTGCGGTGGCCCGTACGCTGCCGGACTGGGCCGGGCCGGACGCCGACGCCTGGCTGCTGCCGGTACGCCTGGAGGCGGGGCTGCTCGACGCGCTGACCGCCCGTGCGGCCGGCGACCACCGTCGGGCCGCCCGTACGTTGGAGGAGGTCCTGGTCCTGGCCGCGCCGGACGGGTTCCGCCGGGTGTTCACCCGGTCCGAGCCACCGGCCCGCGACCTGCTCGCCGCGCACCTCGACTCTGGTACGGCGTACTGGCCGATGGTCCGGGAACTGATCGCCACCGGTGCGGAGCAGAGCGGGCGCGACGCGATCACACCCACCGGCACCGACCGGCGGGACCGGGGCGGGCGGTTGGCCGCCGCGGTGCCGGGTCTGGGGGAGCCGCTGACCGACCGGGAACTCACCGTCCTGCGTTACCTGCAGAGCATCCTGTCCAACGTGGAGATCGCCGGTGAGCTGTCGGTCTCGGTCAACACGGTGAAGACGCACGTGCGCAACATCTACCGGAAGCTGGACGCGACCCGGCGGCGGGAAGCCGTCCGCCGGGCCCGTGAGCTGCGCCTGATCTGACCACTAACACGCGGATCGAGGGTCAGGTCGACGCCGCCTGGTCGACCGCCGCGAGCAGCTCCGGCAGCTCGTACGAGCCGTCGTAGCGGACCCCGTTGACGAAGAACGTCGGGGTGCCGTTGACCCCGCTGCGGATCCCGCCGACGAAGTCGCGCCGGACCCGGTCGAGGTGGACGTGCCGGGCGACCTCGTCGGCCACCTCGTCCTCCGGCAGCCCGAGCTGCTGGCACCCCATCGACAGGTGCACCGGGTCGAGCTGGTCCTGGTGCTCGAATATCCAGTCGTGCATGGCCCAGAACTGGTCCCGTACGCCCGCCGCCTCGACCGTCTCCGCCGCCAGTTCCGCGTACGGGTGCACGTTGCTGAGCGGGAAGTGCCGGAAGACCAGCCGTACCGTCTCGGGTCGCTGGCGGAGGAGTTCGTGCAGCCGGTGGTACGCCTGCCCGCAGTACGGGCACTGCAGGTCGGCGTACTCGACCAGGGTCACCGGTGCCTCCGCCGGCCCGCGTACGTGATCGTCGTCGGTGATCGGCACCCGCAGTTTGCTCGACGTGACCTGCATCGGTGTTGTCATCGGGCCTCCCCGTCGTGCTCGGTGTAACCCTGCCCGGCCACCACGGCCGGATCAGGAATGCTGCGTGACCACCGCGTCAGGCCCGCGCCTGCTGCCGGCTGGTGAGGGCGTCGAGCGCGTCGAGGATCCCGTCGGCGCCCGGGTTCACGTCCGTCGGCGAGACGTAACTCCAGCTCACCTGCGCCCGGGTGTCGAGCACGAACAGCGCCCGCTCGGCGTAGCCGTCCGGGCCGTAGACGCCGTACCGGCGGGCGACCGCGCCCTTCGGTTCGAAGTCGGACAGCAGGGGGAATTCGATCCCGGCACTCGCCGCGAAGGCTTTGTGGCACCAGACGCTGTCGACCGAGATGCCCAGCAGGGTCGCGTCGTACTGGTCGAACGCGGGCCGGGCGGCCTGGTAGAGCGCCATCTGGTCACCGCAGACCGGGCTCCAGTCCGCCGGGTAGAAGGCGAGCACCGTCGGCCGCCCCCGGGAATCCGCCAGGCTCACCCGCCGATCGAGCCCGGCCGGCAGGGTGAACTCCGGAGCCGGTTGTCCCGGTTGGAGTGCGCCGCTGGGATCAGTCATGTCTCTCATCCTCGCCCCGGGCCGGGTGACCCCGACTCACCCGATCCGGGTGGTACCCGCGCCCGCGTCCGGTGGAGTCTCACACCCGTACGGTGATGTGGTTGTCGACGGCCGCGACGCCCGGCGCGGACCAGGCCACCCGCTCGGCCTCCTGGCGTTCCAGCCACGAGTCGACGGCACCGGTGAGCACGATCAGGTCGCCCTGCACCTCGATGTCGATCCGGTCGACGTCGGTTTCGGCGCTGCGGATCAGCGCGTTGACCACGAGCTGTTCCAACTTGTCGGGCGACGGCAGACCGATCGGACGTACGTTGATCCCGTTGGTCACGCCACGGACGCTGGCCAACCGGCGGACCGTTCGTTCCGCGGCCCGCTTCTGGTACTCCCACCCGACGTCGCCGCGCAGCACCACCCAGCCGTTGGAGACGGTCACGTCCAGGTTCCCGACCGGCACGAAGGCGTCCCACTCCAGGGCACGGGTGGCAGCCAGGGCGATGTCACCGTCGCTCCGCTCGGCCGAGGACGGGAGCCGGACCTCGATGTCGTTGGCCACCGCCCGGACCCGGTTGATCCGGTGCGCGGACCGTTCCGCCGCCCACTTCTTGGCGTAGTTGTCCACCCACCCGGTGAGGGTCACCACCCCTTCCTGCACCGTCACGCCGATCTCGTTGGGCTGGACCCGGGGCTCCCACTCCAGTTCGTCGAGGACGTCGCGCTGGATTTCCTCGTCGCTGCGGGTGATCGTCCTCGCCGAGGTCATGGTCGTTCCTCCCGCGGGATAGATTGCGCATCGGCGAACCGCCGGGGTGTGCCGGTGGTGGCCGCGCTGTCACGGCCGATGTTCCGGCGTACCCGGGTGACGTCCCATCACCCGGGAAAGGTGAGGCCCGCCGGACCGGGCACGTGACAGGTCGCCGGCCGGTAGGGAATCATCGACTGTCGATCCGGCAGGTGTGTTGACGTGGGTGGAGGAGAGCGGATGACGACCGACGAGGTGACTGCGGGGGACCGGACGGCCGTGTCGGCCCCGGCGCCCGAGCAGCCGGTCGGGCCGCCGCGCGGCCGTGCCGTGTCACAACGGGTCGTACGCCTGCTGCGGCACGAGTGGACACTCGCCTCGCTCGGCGGGCTGCTGCTGGCCGTACTGCTCACCTGGCCGACGTTGCGCGACATCACCCAGACCATCCCGCAGGACACCGGCGACCCGGTCCTGCAGGCGTGGCAGGTCGCCTGGGGCGGGCACGCCCTGCTCACCGACCCCGTCCAGCTCTGGCACTCGAACACGTTCTTCCCCGAGCGCTACACGTACGCGTACTCCGACACCCTGCTCGGTTACGCCCCGCTCGGCATGATCGGTGAGGGGCCGGTCGCCGCGATCGTCCGTTACAACATCCTGTACGTGCTGGTCCACGCGCTCGCCTTCGTCGGTGCGTACGCCCTGGTCCGGCAGCTCGGTGCGAACCGGATCGGGGCCGCGCTGGCCGGGGTCGCGTTCGGGTACGCCCCGTGGAAGCTGGCCCAGGCGGGGCACCTGCACGTGCTCTCGATCGGCGGCATCGCCCTCGCCCTGGCCATGCTCGCCCGCGGCCACGGCTGGTCCCTGACGTACGGCTACCGGCCGGAGCTGCGCCGTCCGGGCTGGGCGGTGGCGGGTTGGCTGGTCGCCGCCTGGCAGATGACGCTCGGCTTCGGCATCGGCCTGCCGTTCGGGTACGCCCTGGCGGTGCTCTGCCTCGTGGTCGTGATCGGTTACCTCTGGTCCTGGTGGCGGCGCTCGGCCCGACCGGTCTTCGGCCGTCGGCTGCTCATCGCCGACCTGGTCGGTGGGGTGGTCTTCGCCGCGATCACGCTCGCCATGGCGTTGCCGTACCTGAAGGTGGTCGAGCAGAACCCGGACGGCCGCCGGACCCTGGCCCACCTGGAGCAGTTCTCCCCGCCGCTGCGGGGTTTCTTCACCGCGCCGCCGGAGTCGTGGCTCTGGGGGGAGCGGCACGCGGCGGCCCGGGAACTGCTGCCGTTCGCCGGTGAGATGACCCTGCTGCCCGGTGTGGTGCTGATCGGGCTCGCGTTCGCCGGGCTCTTCTTCTCCGCCTGGCGCGTACGTCACCGGGTGCTGCTCGCCGCCGGGGTGCTGGTGAGTGTGGCGCTCGCCGCCGGTACCAGCTTCGGCGGCGACGGCAGTCCGGGTTACGCCACCCTGTTCCTGCACCTGCCCGGCTGGGACGCGATCCGTACGCCGGGTCGGCTGATCCTCTGGACCACGCTCCTGCTCGGCATCCTCGCCGCCGGTGTGCTCAGCATGCTCGGCCGGGTCGAGTCGAGCGATCCGTCCCCGCCCGACGGTGTCGACGGCGACGCATCCGCGACGGACCGGGTCGACGGCGACGCATCCGCGACGGACCGGGTCGACGGCGACGCGTCCGTGCCCGACCGGGGCGCGCCCGACGGTGACGGTGACCGCGACCGATCCGTGGCGGAGGACGAGCCCGTGTCCGCCGCCGCCGTGCCGGCTCAGCAACCCGTGGCTGTCGGTGCCGGTGTTGCCAACGCGGTCATCCGGCCCGCGGTGCCGGTGGCGCAAACGGTGTCGGCACCGGAGCGGGTCCGGACGGTCCGGCCGGCGCGTCCGATGGCCGGCTGGGTGGTCCGACTCCTGACCCTGGTGCCGCTGGCCCTGGTGGTGCTCGAGGGGATCAACACCACCCCGCACGCACCGGTGCAGCCGCAACCGGCGGTGCTGCGCGGGATGGAGGGCCCACTGCTGGTGCTGCCGAGCGACGGGACGTTCGAGTTCACCATCATGCTCTGGTCGACCGACGGGTTCCCGAAGATCGCCAACGGTCTGGCGTCGTTCGTACCGCCGACGCAGCAACAGATCCGGGCGGTGACGCCGAGTTTCCCCGATCAGACGAGCGTGGCGTACCTGCGGCAGATCGGCATCCGGACAGTTGTCGTGCTACCCGAGTACGTGAACGGCACACCATGGCAGGATGTGCTCAACCGGGACACACAGGGGCTCGGGATCAGCCGTGAGGATATCGCCGGAGCGGTGGTGTTCCGGCTCGGCTGAGCTGGCCGGGGAGGTTTTGCGATGGACCGCCGAGTGGCCGCGCTGTTCGGCGGGATCGTGGCTGTGGGGCTGGGACCGGCGGTGTGGTTGGGTGGCACCCTGCTCCGCTCCGAGCCGTTGCCGGCGGCCCCGCTTCCGAGCGGTTCCGCCAGCGCCACGGCCTCGCCGACCGATTCCGCGTCGCCGGGTCTGCCGACCCCCGACCCCTCGGCGACGGTAGGCGTCCTCCTCCCGCCGGGACCGGACCGGAACCTTCCGGGGCGGACGCCGGCCGCCCCCGGCAAGCCGACCTCACCGACACCGACCGGTACGCGCCCCGCCACCACCGGGCCACCCGGACAGCCGACCTCGCCCCCGCCGGTCGACCCGACGACACCGCCGGAGTCGCCGGAGCCGCCGCCCACCCCGGACCCGACCGAGGGCGATCCCACCGAGTAACGGCAGCCCCCGCAGCCCCTTCACGGGTGTGGCAACACATTGCCGTCCATTCTTTAGTTTAAATACGCAACTATTGACAGCGCTGACCGGCGTGTGTGAGTGTCTGCACGAGACCGGTGCGGGAGCCAATCGTGCCCGGTGCGTGAGCCGAGGGCAGCTCCGCACCACCGTCATTCCTCGCTCATGCACGCGCTCGGCGCGGCAGTCGATGCCCCGTGCCCGCTCACCGGCATCGGCGCGCCCACGCGCTCCGTGCATGGCGGTTCTCCATCCCCAGTAACAGCGTCAGCGCTCAGAGGGAGCCGTACATGCGTAGAAGTCTCGCCAGCGCGCTCGCGGCCGTGGTTGTCGCCGGCGCGGTGGCCGTGGTGGCCCAGGTCGCCGTCAGCCCGTCCGCGTCACCGGCCGCGGCGGCCGCGTCCGAGCCGTACTCCTGGAAGAACGTCCGGATCGACGGCGGCGGCTTCGTGCCGGGCATCGTCTTCAATCCCACCGAACGCAACCTGATCTATGCCCGTACGGACATCGGCGGCGCCTACCGCTGGGAGCAGGGCAGCCAGTCCTGGACCCCGCTGCTCGACTGGGTCGGCTACGACAGGTGGGGCTGGAACGGGGTGCTCAGCATGGCCACCGACCCGGTCCAGACCAACCGGGTGTACGCCGCCGTCGGCATGTACACCAACGACTGGGACCCGAACCCGGGCGCCATCCTGCGTTCCACCGACAAGGGCGCGACCTGGCAGGCGACCGTCCTGCCGTTCAAGGTCGGCGGCAACATGCCCGGCCGGGGGCAGGGGGAGCGGCTGGCCGTCGACCCCAACCGGAACAGCACCGTCTACTACGGCGCCGAGGGCGGCAACGGCCTGTGGCGCAGCACCGACTACGGGGTCACCTGGGCCAAGGTGACCAACTTCCCCAACGTCGGCAACTACGCCCAGGACCCCAACGACCCGAACGGTTACCTGAACGGCAACCAGGGCGTCACCTGGGTCAACTTCGACCGCAGCACCGGTACGGCCGGCAACGCCACCCAGACCATCTACGTCGGGGTGGCCGACAAGCAGAACCCGGTCTACCGCAGCACCAACGGGGGCACCTCCTGGGAGCGGATCGCCGGCCAGCCCACCGGGTACCTGGCCCACAAGGGCGTGGTGGACCACGTCGGCGGCTTCCTCTACATCGCCACCAGCGACACCGGCGGCCCGTACGACGGGAACAAGGGTGACGTGTGGAAGTTCAACCGGGCGACCGGCGCGTGGACCCAGATCAGCCCGATCCCGTCGAGCAGCGCGGACGCGTACTTCGGGTACAGCGGGCTGACCATCGACCGGCAGAACCCGAACATCCTCATGGTCGCCACCCAGATCTCCTGGTGGCCGGACGCCATCTTCTGGCGCAGCACCGACGCCGGTGCGACCTGGACCCGGATCTGGGACTTCGGCAGCTATCCCAACCGGACCAAGCGCTACACGATGGACATCACCTCGGCGCCCTGGCTGAGCTTCGGCGCCAACCCGGCACCCCCGGAGGAGTCACCGAAGCTGGGCTGGATGAACGAGTCGCTGGAGATCGACCCGTTCGACGGCAACCGGATGATGTACGGCACCGGCGCCACCATCTACGGCACCACCAACCTCGGGAACTGGGACACCGGCGGCACCCTCACCATCCGGCCGATGGTCCGGGGGCTGGAGGAGACGGCGGTGCTCGACCTGGTCAGCCCGCCGACCGGCGCCCCGCTGGTCAGCGCGCTCGGTGACATCGGCGGCTTCCGGCACGCCAACCTGGACGCCGTACCGGCGATGATGTTCACCCAGCCGAACATGACCAGCACCACCAGCCTCGACTTCGCCGAGTCGAATCCGTCGATCATGGTCCGGGCCGGCAACTTCACCGACTCGGAACGGCCGAACGACAGCCACGTCGCCTTCTCCACCGACGGCGGGGCGAACTGGTTCCAGGCCCAGGAACCCGGCGGGATCAACAGCGGCGGTACGGTCGCCGCGGCGGCCAACGGGAGCCGGTTCGTCTGGGCGCCCGGTGACTCGGGCCAGCAGGTCGTCTACTCGGTCGGCTACGGCAACTCGTGGACCGCGTCGACCGGCGTACCGGCGAACGCGAAGATCGAGTCCGACCGGGTCAACCCGAACAAGTTCTACGCCTTCGGCGGCGGCCGGTTCTACGTCAGCACCAACGGGGGCGCGAGCTTCACCGCCAGCGCCGCCACCGGGCTCCCGAGCAGCGGGAACGTGCACTTCAAGGCGCTGCCCGGTGTCGAGGGGGACATCTGGCTGGCCGGCGGGGACAGCACCGGCGGCACCGGGATCTGGCACTCGACCAACTCCGGCGCGAGCTTCACCAGGCTGGGCAACGTGACCGGTGCGGTGAACATCGGGTTCGGCCGGGCGGCGCCGGGGCAGACGTACCCGGCGCTGTTCGCGTACGCGACGATCGACGGCAAGGCAGGGGTGTACCGCTCGGACAACGCCGGCGGGGTCTGGGTACGGATCAACGACGACCAGCACCAGTACGGCAACGCGGCCGAGGCGATCACCGGTGACCCCCGGATCTACGGCCGGGTGTACCTCGGCACCAACGGTCGGGGCATCCTCTACGCCGACCGGCTCGGTGGCCCGACCAACCCGCCGACGACTCCACCGACCAGCACACCGACGACGCGGCCACCGACGACTCCGCCGACCACCCCGCCCACCACTCGACCGCCGACGACTCCACCGACCACTCGACCGCCGACGACTCCGCCGACCACGGCACCGGCCGGGGGTTGCTCGGCGACGTACCGGGTGACCGGTTCCTGGCAGGGCGGGTTTCAGGCGGAGGTGACCGTACGCAACACCGGAACCACCCCGACCACCGGCTGGGCGGTGAACTGGACCTTCCCCAACGCCCAGACCATCAGCCAGATCTGGGGCGGTACGCACACCCAGAGCGGGTCGGGGGTGGTGGTCCGCAACGTCGGTTACAACGGCGCCCTGGCCCCCGACGCGACCACGACCTTCGGGTTCCTGGGCAGTTACACCGGCACCAACGGGGTGCCGAGTCCGGTTGGCTGCACCCGTAGCTGACGCACCGATCCGGGGCTGACACGAACCGTGGGGTCGCCCGCCGATGGTGCTGGCGGACGACCCCACGGTCAGCGCTTCCCGGTCCGGTCATGCCGGCCGGGGATAACCCGTTCAGTTGTGCAGGCGGACGCTGGGGTTCGGCGGGGTGACCTCGACGAACTCCACGCTCTCGGTCGTACTCGGATCCGCGCCCTCGCGGGCGATGACGGCGCGGGCGGCCGAGCCGGCGGCCCAGCCGATCGCGGCGCCGAGACCGGCTGCTCCGATGATCCAGAGCCAGGGCAGCCCCGGTCGCCGGCCGGCCAGTGCGGCGGAGGCCGCCGTGGCCCGCCGCCAGGCCTCGTCCGCGACCGAGCTGACCCGGTCGCCGGCCTCGTCGGCGAGGTGTGAGGTGCCCCGCCGGGCCGAGTGGGCGGTGTCCCGTGCGACGTGGCGCACGCTCTCGCCGGCCGAACCGAACGTGGCCTGCAGGTGCTGCCACGCCTGGTCGGCGATCTGTTCGGGCTTGCTGCGACGCGCCACCAGGTTCGTTCCGAACATCGTGGTACCTCCTCGGATGCCGAAAGCAGCGGGCACTTCGGACAGAGCCATCTGTTCGGCGCGGTTTCTGTTGCTTCGGAGGTGCCCGGACATGTTCGACCGCAAACCCGCGCGGACGGTTGGAAGTGGTGATGGAGGTCCGCTCGTCGGGGCGGGTGTCGACGGGAGAAGGGCTAGCGGATCAGGACAATCGACGTACCACGGGCGAAATCGTCATCGTCATCGTCGTCATCGTCGCCACCGGACCCGAATCCACAGGCCAGTACGAGGGCGAGCAGGACACCTACGCCAGCCAGGCCGAGCAACCGCTTCAGCATGATCAGTCCTCTCTCGGTGCACGCTGGTGGAGCGCGCCGGACGAGGCCCCGAGTCTAGGCGCCCACGTCCACCCTCATGAATGTCCGTTTCGCTCGCTGGCAGACGTGTCGCCGCGCACATTCTCCGCCGCTCACCGTACGCGTTAGGGCTGGTGGCGGGCGGGATGAGGGCGGTACGGGAGGGGTTGCGGTGGCGGGTGGGGACCGCGTCGGGGCGGTGGCTGACGGATCGGGGGATACCCTGATGGCCGGACGGCGCTGTAGGTGGCATCCTGGATCGTGAGAACATATGCTGACGAATGACCAGATAAGGACTGTTTTGTCGGACCGGCCGCATAGATTGCCGTGCCGGAGGGGTGGCGACCGGGGCCATCTGAGGAATACTCTCGGTCGCGGCCCGCGTACTGATGAAACGCCCGGATCTGGGCGAGTGGAGGTGCTCGCGTGAGCCTGTCGATCGCCAAGTCGATCCTGCCTGGTGGAGTCGTGGAGATCGCCCCGCGTGGCGAGATCGACGTCGACACCGCGTACGAGGTGCGCGAAGCTGTTGTCGGCCTGCTCGCGAAGGGGCGTCCGCCCCGGATCGAGCTCAACATGCGACTGGTCAGTTTCATCGACTCGGTCGGGATCAGCGCCATGGTCGCCGGTTTCCAGACCGCCGAGGTCAGCGGTGTGAAACTGGTCGTCACCGAGCCGAGCCGGTTCGTTCACCGGCAGCTCTGGGTCACCGGACTGCTCGGCCTCTTCGGCGCCCCCGAACCGTACTTCTCCGGGGCGGCTCCGACACCGGAACCGCAGCTTCCCGGCGCCTGAAACGATCCACCCTCCGTCACCGGCCGGCGTCGAACACCCCGGCCGGTGACGGAAACGGGTCAACCGCGCCGGCCCGACCCGTTCGAACCCGGGAGCTCGTCCGAGCCCGAAAGTCGG of the Micromonospora sp. NBC_01796 genome contains:
- a CDS encoding LuxR C-terminal-related transcriptional regulator; amino-acid sequence: MPEDRIGAGAAAPRGRTGVLGEDRVAVAPLLASKLAVASLPGAVVARPRLFALLEAGAAGPVTLVSAPAGWGKTTLLGSWYRAPDNNGHRAWLSLEPGDGGSRLWSYLRAAVRATDDPQGGSPAPAVEGADEPVDRDFLDHLAAELSRRPEPVTLVLDDFHRIDDPDVADGLEFLLRHTGDRLRLVIGGRTDPALALHRWRLSGELTEIRAADLAFTAAEAAELLTAHGISVPADQTEELRVRTEGWPAGLRFAALALPGHPDPARFVDAFGGDDSAVADYLSVEVLAGLTDEARDVLRRGAVADRVTGDLVNALTGRTDGERVLAELERDTGFVVGLGTRPPAYRYHRMLAELLRAQQRLRPADELLDLHRRAAGWAVSRELPAEALRHALAAGEWTRATGVLAEHWPELVPYAPARPGPPAPNPPAPEAVRAEPELALAYAVDALDRGNRAAASGYLRLAERQGSQLDGGRRDRFTLIAAALRLAGAQLGGEVPEVLAAAARLRALASPPGAGAGRPPVDLRARAIARTAAGAVQLATGDLVAAETELSGALADAHRAGLARTELACTSRLALVRAVRGRLAAAERDARLVVGGAFDGDVPTDHGHAYLALALIALHRDHAGDAEANLTLAGNRIEQGREPAVAAVAAWIRAQLGRDRGDLTGAYQLLLAGRARLGEQHRAERLSDWLLAGEADLCTAHGDLGRSRELLLAPLDEATGPAEALAVALSRAYLHAGDLGAVARTLPDWAGPDADAWLLPVRLEAGLLDALTARAAGDHRRAARTLEEVLVLAAPDGFRRVFTRSEPPARDLLAAHLDSGTAYWPMVRELIATGAEQSGRDAITPTGTDRRDRGGRLAAAVPGLGEPLTDRELTVLRYLQSILSNVEIAGELSVSVNTVKTHVRNIYRKLDATRRREAVRRARELRLI
- a CDS encoding redoxin domain-containing protein — encoded protein: MTDPSGALQPGQPAPEFTLPAGLDRRVSLADSRGRPTVLAFYPADWSPVCGDQMALYQAARPAFDQYDATLLGISVDSVWCHKAFAASAGIEFPLLSDFEPKGAVARRYGVYGPDGYAERALFVLDTRAQVSWSYVSPTDVNPGADGILDALDALTSRQQARA
- a CDS encoding DsbA family protein, whose translation is MTTPMQVTSSKLRVPITDDDHVRGPAEAPVTLVEYADLQCPYCGQAYHRLHELLRQRPETVRLVFRHFPLSNVHPYAELAAETVEAAGVRDQFWAMHDWIFEHQDQLDPVHLSMGCQQLGLPEDEVADEVARHVHLDRVRRDFVGGIRSGVNGTPTFFVNGVRYDGSYELPELLAAVDQAAST
- a CDS encoding STAS domain-containing protein; amino-acid sequence: MSLSIAKSILPGGVVEIAPRGEIDVDTAYEVREAVVGLLAKGRPPRIELNMRLVSFIDSVGISAMVAGFQTAEVSGVKLVVTEPSRFVHRQLWVTGLLGLFGAPEPYFSGAAPTPEPQLPGA
- a CDS encoding cellulose-binding domain-containing protein, with protein sequence MRRSLASALAAVVVAGAVAVVAQVAVSPSASPAAAAASEPYSWKNVRIDGGGFVPGIVFNPTERNLIYARTDIGGAYRWEQGSQSWTPLLDWVGYDRWGWNGVLSMATDPVQTNRVYAAVGMYTNDWDPNPGAILRSTDKGATWQATVLPFKVGGNMPGRGQGERLAVDPNRNSTVYYGAEGGNGLWRSTDYGVTWAKVTNFPNVGNYAQDPNDPNGYLNGNQGVTWVNFDRSTGTAGNATQTIYVGVADKQNPVYRSTNGGTSWERIAGQPTGYLAHKGVVDHVGGFLYIATSDTGGPYDGNKGDVWKFNRATGAWTQISPIPSSSADAYFGYSGLTIDRQNPNILMVATQISWWPDAIFWRSTDAGATWTRIWDFGSYPNRTKRYTMDITSAPWLSFGANPAPPEESPKLGWMNESLEIDPFDGNRMMYGTGATIYGTTNLGNWDTGGTLTIRPMVRGLEETAVLDLVSPPTGAPLVSALGDIGGFRHANLDAVPAMMFTQPNMTSTTSLDFAESNPSIMVRAGNFTDSERPNDSHVAFSTDGGANWFQAQEPGGINSGGTVAAAANGSRFVWAPGDSGQQVVYSVGYGNSWTASTGVPANAKIESDRVNPNKFYAFGGGRFYVSTNGGASFTASAATGLPSSGNVHFKALPGVEGDIWLAGGDSTGGTGIWHSTNSGASFTRLGNVTGAVNIGFGRAAPGQTYPALFAYATIDGKAGVYRSDNAGGVWVRINDDQHQYGNAAEAITGDPRIYGRVYLGTNGRGILYADRLGGPTNPPTTPPTSTPTTRPPTTPPTTPPTTRPPTTPPTTRPPTTPPTTAPAGGCSATYRVTGSWQGGFQAEVTVRNTGTTPTTGWAVNWTFPNAQTISQIWGGTHTQSGSGVVVRNVGYNGALAPDATTTFGFLGSYTGTNGVPSPVGCTRS
- a CDS encoding BON domain-containing protein; translated protein: MTSARTITRSDEEIQRDVLDELEWEPRVQPNEIGVTVQEGVVTLTGWVDNYAKKWAAERSAHRINRVRAVANDIEVRLPSSAERSDGDIALAATRALEWDAFVPVGNLDVTVSNGWVVLRGDVGWEYQKRAAERTVRRLASVRGVTNGINVRPIGLPSPDKLEQLVVNALIRSAETDVDRIDIEVQGDLIVLTGAVDSWLERQEAERVAWSAPGVAAVDNHITVRV